Proteins encoded by one window of Pseudanabaenaceae cyanobacterium SKYG29:
- the hemE gene encoding uroporphyrinogen decarboxylase: protein MGGNDRLLRAARGETLDRPPVWMMRQAGRYMQAYRELRERYPDFRQRSENPDIAVEISLQPFHAFHPDGVIMFSDILTPLPGMGIEFDIIESRGPIIDPPIRTKEQVDRLYTLKPNESLPFIKQILRTLRQEVKDQAVVLGFVGAPWTLAAYAIEGKSSKDFVMIKSMSYQNPQLLHKFLSILAENIAIYICYQIESGAQAVQLFDSWAGNLAPTEYETFAMPYTKQIVDYVHDRYPDVPLILYICGSAGILERMAQTGVDVISLDWMVNMKEARQRLGENIAVQGNLDPCILFAPQDYIRAQIELVVEQAGGKGHIMNLGHGVLSTTPEENVRFFFETVKSL from the coding sequence ATGGGGGGTAACGATCGGTTATTGCGGGCAGCGCGGGGAGAAACCTTAGACCGTCCGCCGGTGTGGATGATGCGGCAAGCGGGAAGGTACATGCAAGCCTATCGGGAACTGAGGGAGCGCTATCCTGACTTTAGGCAACGCTCGGAGAATCCCGACATCGCGGTGGAGATTTCCCTGCAGCCCTTTCATGCTTTTCATCCCGACGGGGTGATCATGTTTTCCGACATACTGACCCCTCTCCCTGGTATGGGGATTGAATTTGACATAATTGAAAGCCGCGGACCAATTATTGACCCCCCGATTCGCACGAAAGAACAGGTCGATCGTCTCTACACCCTCAAACCCAATGAATCTTTGCCATTCATCAAGCAGATATTGCGCACCCTCAGACAGGAAGTGAAAGACCAAGCAGTGGTGTTAGGTTTTGTCGGTGCTCCCTGGACGTTAGCTGCCTATGCCATCGAGGGGAAAAGTTCTAAAGACTTTGTCATGATCAAATCCATGTCCTACCAGAACCCCCAACTGCTGCACAAGTTTCTCTCCATCCTGGCGGAAAATATTGCTATTTATATTTGCTACCAAATTGAATCTGGGGCACAGGCTGTCCAGCTATTTGACTCCTGGGCAGGGAATCTGGCACCGACGGAATACGAAACCTTTGCCATGCCCTATACCAAACAGATTGTTGATTATGTCCACGATCGTTATCCCGATGTTCCCCTCATTCTCTATATTTGCGGCAGTGCTGGCATTTTGGAACGCATGGCCCAGACGGGGGTGGATGTGATCAGTCTGGATTGGATGGTAAACATGAAGGAAGCGCGCCAGCGACTGGGGGAAAATATCGCCGTGCAGGGTAACCTTGACCCCTGTATTTTGTTTGCTCCCCAAGATTACATTCGGGCACAGATTGAGCTAGTGGTAGAGCAAGCAGGAGGAAAAGGACATATTATGAATTTGGGGCACGGGGTACTCTCCACCACCCCCGAAGAAAACGTCCGCTTCTTCTTTGAAACTGTCAAATCCCTGTGA
- the rpsT gene encoding 30S ribosomal protein S20 — translation MANIKSAAKKAKIAERNRLRNKSYKSAIATLTKNYLRALELYKANPTDENKADLDRRLALAFSKIDRAVKTGVIHRNTGNRRKARLTRRTKALLGTEAS, via the coding sequence ATGGCAAACATCAAGTCGGCAGCCAAAAAAGCCAAGATAGCAGAGCGGAATCGCCTCCGCAACAAGTCCTACAAGTCAGCCATTGCCACCTTGACTAAAAACTACCTCCGTGCCCTGGAATTATATAAAGCCAACCCCACCGACGAAAACAAAGCAGACCTCGATCGGCGCCTAGCCCTGGCATTTAGCAAAATCGATCGAGCAGTGAAGACGGGGGTGATACACCGCAATACTGGCAATCGGCGCAAAGCTCGTCTGACGCGTCGCACCAAAGCCCTGTTAGGGACAGAGGCAAGCTAG
- a CDS encoding alpha/beta fold hydrolase, with protein sequence MESQYWQYREVSIHYVQLGSNPDYPPLLLVHGFGASTDHWRKNITELGQELEVWAIDLLGFGRSQKPRWRYSADLWRDQLLNFIKEKIQRPTILVGNSLGGYVSLCCAADAKEWVAGVILLNSAGAFSDSTPLGAQPPSPWTKLLRSAIRALLQQSWFSYLLFQFVRQKSQIRKTLLQVYVDKSAVTEQLVEEIYRPSCDPGAAHVFASVFTSRQGRTVDQLLQTIDCPLLAIWGTGDPWMDCATRSQKFRTYYPDLQEVFLPAGHCPHDEAPKAVNEAIRSWLRTCVRGCTVP encoded by the coding sequence ATGGAATCCCAATATTGGCAGTACCGCGAAGTATCTATTCACTACGTGCAGTTGGGAAGTAATCCCGACTATCCCCCCTTGTTGTTGGTACATGGGTTTGGCGCTTCTACGGATCACTGGCGTAAAAATATCACAGAACTGGGGCAAGAGTTAGAGGTATGGGCAATTGACCTACTGGGGTTTGGCAGGTCACAGAAACCACGCTGGCGTTACTCCGCTGATTTGTGGCGGGATCAGCTCCTCAATTTTATCAAAGAGAAAATCCAACGACCGACCATTTTAGTAGGAAACTCCTTAGGGGGCTACGTCTCCCTGTGCTGTGCTGCTGATGCCAAGGAATGGGTGGCAGGTGTTATCCTCCTCAACAGTGCCGGTGCCTTCAGTGATTCTACCCCCCTCGGTGCCCAACCCCCAAGTCCTTGGACAAAGTTGCTCCGATCGGCTATCCGCGCTCTCCTGCAGCAGTCTTGGTTTAGTTATCTCCTCTTCCAATTTGTGCGGCAAAAATCGCAAATCCGCAAAACTCTGTTACAGGTCTATGTCGATAAGTCAGCTGTGACAGAACAGTTAGTGGAGGAAATCTATCGCCCCTCCTGTGACCCAGGGGCTGCCCATGTCTTTGCCTCGGTCTTTACCAGCCGCCAGGGACGTACGGTAGACCAACTACTGCAGACTATAGATTGTCCCCTACTGGCTATCTGGGGCACCGGTGACCCCTGGATGGACTGTGCTACTAGGAGTCAAAAATTCCGCACCTATTACCCCGACCTGCAGGAAGTTTTTCTCCCCGCTGGGCACTGCCCCCATGACGAAGCACCGAAAGCAGTCAATGAAGCAATTCGATCGTGGCTGCGGACCTGTGTTAGAGGCTGTACCGTTCCCTAA
- the dcd gene encoding dCTP deaminase, translating to MLKNDRWIIEQAKQGMIDPFEPSLVSEVEGRKVVSYGLSSYGYDVRLAPNDFRIFRHIPGTVVNPKNFNPQNLESVPLQRDEYGEFFIIPANSYGLGVSLERLCIPPNITVICIGKSTMARCGIIANITPVEASWHGFLTLEFSNSSSADCRIYANEGVIQLLFFEGEPCQTTYADRKGKYQNQPQAVTFAR from the coding sequence ATGCTAAAAAACGATCGGTGGATTATCGAACAGGCAAAGCAGGGGATGATTGACCCCTTTGAACCGTCTTTGGTATCTGAGGTGGAGGGACGTAAGGTAGTCAGCTATGGTCTTTCCAGTTACGGTTATGATGTGCGCCTGGCTCCCAACGACTTCCGTATTTTTCGCCATATCCCTGGCACGGTCGTCAATCCCAAAAATTTCAATCCCCAAAACCTAGAATCTGTCCCCCTACAACGGGACGAGTACGGGGAGTTTTTTATCATTCCTGCCAATTCCTACGGTTTGGGAGTCTCCCTGGAACGTCTGTGTATTCCCCCTAACATCACGGTCATTTGTATCGGTAAATCGACGATGGCACGCTGCGGCATTATTGCCAATATCACTCCCGTTGAAGCTAGTTGGCACGGCTTTCTCACCCTGGAATTTAGCAATTCTTCCAGTGCTGATTGTCGTATCTACGCCAATGAAGGAGTAATCCAACTCCTGTTTTTCGAGGGGGAACCCTGCCAAACAACTTACGCCGATCGTAAGGGGAAATATCAGAATCAGCCCCAGGCTGTCACCTTTGCCCGTTGA
- a CDS encoding cofactor assembly of complex C subunit B — protein MSELSYYSTLVLTFLLLVGLVFFVAGSVKERRAELALSDPQLVPPLRDYLLQLGYRIKAIDPDRDMVILEGKIKGSVGLALFLTVLAAIGLLCLSLVLSFLLPEGGNSLYLLVGGAPLAGWFYWRGAQKLEQVQIITRNDHVLVQGHRDTLSQLEAYLNGQR, from the coding sequence GTGAGCGAACTCAGTTATTATTCCACCCTGGTATTGACTTTCCTGCTCTTAGTGGGCTTAGTCTTCTTTGTGGCAGGTTCCGTGAAGGAGCGTAGGGCTGAACTGGCGCTATCTGACCCTCAACTTGTCCCACCCCTGCGGGATTACCTGCTGCAATTAGGTTACCGCATAAAGGCAATTGACCCCGATCGGGATATGGTCATTCTGGAGGGCAAAATTAAGGGCAGTGTGGGATTAGCCCTATTTTTAACAGTACTGGCAGCGATCGGGCTTCTCTGTCTTAGTCTAGTGCTCTCCTTTCTGCTCCCTGAAGGGGGGAATAGTCTTTACCTACTAGTGGGGGGAGCGCCCCTAGCGGGCTGGTTTTACTGGCGGGGGGCACAGAAATTAGAACAGGTACAAATTATCACCCGCAACGACCATGTACTAGTCCAAGGGCACCGCGACACCCTCAGCCAACTGGAGGCATACCTCAACGGGCAAAGGTGA
- the psaC gene encoding photosystem I iron-sulfur center protein PsaC, producing the protein MSHTVKIYDTCIGCTQCVRACPCDVLEMVPWDGCKAGQIASAPRTEDCIGCKRCETACPTDFLSIRVYLGAETTRSMALTY; encoded by the coding sequence ATGTCTCACACTGTAAAAATTTACGATACCTGCATTGGTTGCACCCAGTGCGTCCGTGCTTGCCCCTGCGATGTGCTGGAGATGGTACCCTGGGATGGCTGCAAGGCTGGTCAAATTGCGTCGGCTCCCCGTACAGAGGACTGTATTGGTTGCAAGCGCTGTGAAACTGCCTGCCCCACCGACTTCCTCAGCATTCGCGTTTACCTGGGGGCGGAAACTACCCGCAGTATGGCTCTGACCTACTAG
- a CDS encoding EVE domain-containing protein — translation MAYWLLKTEPHVYSYSDLDRDGTTVWDGVANNLALKYIRTIQVGDLALIYHTGEERRAVGIARVISAPYPDPQHNDPKLVVFDLEKVAPLPQPVSLAKIKSHPGFVGFALLTNSRLSVVPVSPEHWQLLLQLANYSDAIH, via the coding sequence ATGGCATACTGGCTGCTGAAGACGGAACCCCACGTTTACAGTTACAGTGACCTCGATCGGGATGGGACTACCGTTTGGGACGGGGTGGCGAACAATTTAGCCTTGAAATACATCAGGACCATCCAAGTGGGGGACTTAGCCCTGATTTACCACACGGGAGAAGAGCGGCGGGCAGTCGGAATTGCCAGAGTAATTTCTGCTCCCTATCCCGACCCCCAACACAATGACCCTAAGTTAGTAGTATTTGACCTGGAAAAGGTAGCGCCTCTCCCCCAGCCCGTTAGTTTGGCTAAAATTAAATCTCACCCTGGTTTTGTCGGGTTTGCTTTGCTCACTAACAGCCGCTTGTCGGTTGTACCTGTCAGTCCTGAGCATTGGCAGTTGCTATTGCAGTTGGCCAACTACAGCGATGCAATTCATTGA
- the obgE gene encoding GTPase ObgE, protein MQFIDQAEIIVQGGKGGDGIVAFRREKYVPAGGPSGGNGGWGGSVILVATHDLQTLLDFRYQKVFKAEPGKRGGPNNMTGANGADTRIRVPCGTVVIDIDRDEILGDLTEPGQELVVAKGGKGGLGNQHFLSNSNRAPEYALPGLPGERRHLRLELKLLADVGIIGLPNAGKSTLISVVSAARPKIADYPFTTLVPNLGVVSKPDGDGVVFADIPGLIEGAHLGVGLGHDFLRHIERTRLLIHLVDLTAPDPIGDYHTILKELAAYGHGLPEKRRILALNKIDAVADPHHWQAQFADILGFPPLLISAATRTGIDQLLDRVWQELKLIEVLQ, encoded by the coding sequence ATGCAATTCATTGACCAAGCGGAAATTATTGTGCAGGGGGGCAAGGGGGGCGACGGTATTGTGGCCTTCCGCAGGGAAAAGTATGTGCCAGCGGGGGGACCCTCAGGGGGCAATGGCGGTTGGGGTGGCTCCGTGATTCTCGTGGCTACCCATGACCTGCAAACCCTCCTAGATTTTCGCTACCAGAAGGTGTTTAAGGCGGAACCTGGCAAACGGGGTGGTCCCAACAACATGACGGGGGCAAATGGCGCTGATACCCGCATCAGAGTGCCCTGTGGCACAGTGGTAATTGACATCGATCGGGACGAGATTTTGGGAGACCTCACAGAGCCAGGACAGGAACTGGTAGTAGCCAAGGGGGGCAAGGGGGGCTTAGGCAATCAGCATTTCCTTAGCAATTCCAACCGCGCTCCTGAATATGCTCTGCCGGGCTTGCCAGGGGAACGGCGGCATCTGCGGCTAGAACTAAAACTCCTAGCGGATGTGGGTATTATTGGCTTACCCAATGCGGGCAAATCCACCCTTATCTCGGTTGTTTCAGCAGCCCGCCCCAAAATTGCCGATTATCCTTTTACCACCCTAGTTCCCAATTTAGGGGTAGTCTCCAAACCCGATGGCGATGGCGTAGTTTTTGCTGACATTCCTGGGCTGATTGAGGGTGCCCACCTAGGCGTAGGACTAGGCCATGACTTCCTCCGCCACATCGAACGAACGCGCTTGCTCATCCATTTGGTTGATCTGACAGCTCCTGACCCGATCGGTGACTATCACACAATCCTCAAGGAACTAGCCGCCTATGGTCACGGTTTACCAGAAAAACGACGCATCCTTGCCCTCAACAAAATCGATGCAGTAGCAGACCCCCACCACTGGCAAGCCCAGTTTGCCGATATTCTCGGTTTTCCCCCTCTCCTTATCTCCGCTGCTACGCGCACAGGGATTGATCAACTCCTCGATCGGGTCTGGCAGGAACTAAAGCTGATTGAGGTACTCCAGTAA
- a CDS encoding asparaginase — translation MSRRPRSAPLVVRLLREGITESIHYCDVAVADHRGRIIAAAGDFEHPIFARSCLKPIQALPVVTTGTLDRFHLNDRHLALMCGSHQGTIEQSRLVFHILWQCDVEPEYLKCPKGDRDSSLQHNCSGKHAGMLAVCRQQNWDIATYTDRDHPVQQLIREKLGELLHMPPAELVYAHDDCTAPTYLLEIGQLASLYAFLSGYEHLHLERIARAMTTYPELVAGKGEFDTEVMTVTGGTILSKSGAEGLQCLGKIAEGLGIAIKVADGSKRAKQAVAIYVLRQLGWVESAITDQLADTFARVGEFSRLEVEGELT, via the coding sequence ATGAGCCGTCGCCCCCGCTCTGCCCCCTTGGTAGTTCGTCTGTTGCGAGAGGGTATCACCGAATCTATTCACTACTGTGATGTGGCGGTTGCCGATCACCGCGGTCGGATCATTGCTGCTGCTGGTGACTTTGAACACCCCATCTTTGCCCGCTCTTGCCTTAAACCCATTCAAGCTCTCCCCGTTGTTACCACTGGTACTCTAGACCGTTTCCATCTCAACGATCGTCACCTTGCCCTTATGTGTGGGTCTCACCAGGGAACGATCGAACAGAGTCGCCTTGTCTTCCACATTCTCTGGCAGTGTGATGTGGAGCCCGAATACCTCAAATGCCCCAAAGGCGATCGGGACAGCTCCCTACAGCACAACTGTTCTGGTAAACATGCGGGGATGCTAGCCGTTTGTCGCCAGCAGAACTGGGATATTGCCACTTACACTGACCGCGACCACCCTGTCCAACAACTGATTCGGGAAAAACTAGGGGAACTATTGCATATGCCCCCTGCAGAACTGGTGTATGCCCATGATGACTGTACGGCTCCCACCTATCTATTGGAGATTGGTCAACTGGCTAGTTTATACGCCTTTCTGTCAGGCTATGAACACTTGCACCTAGAGCGCATTGCTAGAGCCATGACCACCTATCCCGAACTGGTAGCAGGGAAGGGAGAGTTTGATACAGAAGTGATGACGGTAACTGGAGGGACAATTCTAAGCAAATCGGGTGCAGAGGGCCTACAGTGCTTAGGTAAGATAGCAGAAGGACTAGGCATCGCTATCAAAGTTGCTGACGGCAGCAAGCGAGCAAAACAGGCAGTTGCTATCTATGTCCTGCGGCAGCTGGGGTGGGTAGAATCAGCGATCACTGACCAACTGGCAGACACATTTGCCAGGGTAGGGGAATTTAGTCGCTTGGAAGTAGAAGGAGAACTGACATAA
- a CDS encoding cytochrome c gives MLSPPPIPSRTDALPRFPWRWLVFVVLAGVLVVLLWLWWFPPADAYTRSVLSLKGDAEKGRSIFVMNCVPCHGQWAEGEVGPSLHGVARHRSRQQLVHQIISGETPPMPKFQAEPQMMADLLEYLNQL, from the coding sequence ATGCTCTCCCCCCCACCCATTCCCTCCCGTACTGATGCTTTGCCCCGCTTTCCCTGGCGCTGGCTGGTGTTCGTGGTGTTGGCAGGGGTATTGGTAGTGCTGCTATGGCTGTGGTGGTTTCCCCCTGCCGATGCCTATACCCGATCGGTGTTATCCCTCAAGGGGGACGCGGAAAAGGGACGGTCGATTTTTGTCATGAATTGTGTACCCTGTCATGGGCAGTGGGCGGAAGGGGAAGTGGGTCCCAGTTTACATGGGGTGGCAAGGCACAGGTCGAGACAACAGTTGGTACATCAAATTATCAGCGGTGAAACGCCCCCCATGCCTAAGTTCCAAGCGGAACCGCAAATGATGGCGGATTTACTGGAGTACCTCAATCAGCTTTAG
- the rpsL gene encoding 30S ribosomal protein S12 produces the protein MPTIQQLIRSERTALKQKTKSPALKACPQRRGVCTRVYTTTPKKPNSALRKVARVRLTSGFEVTAYIPGIGHNLQQHSVVLIRGGRVKDLPGVRYHIIRGTLDTAGVKDRKQGRSKYGAKRPKPGQAAAPTGKKK, from the coding sequence ATGCCCACGATTCAGCAACTGATTCGGAGTGAGAGAACCGCTTTAAAGCAAAAGACCAAATCCCCTGCCCTTAAAGCCTGTCCCCAGCGGCGGGGAGTCTGCACTAGGGTTTACACCACCACCCCCAAAAAACCCAACTCTGCTTTACGTAAAGTAGCGCGCGTACGTCTTACCTCTGGGTTTGAAGTAACAGCCTACATACCTGGGATTGGTCATAATTTACAGCAGCACTCCGTAGTTCTGATTCGGGGCGGACGGGTTAAAGACTTACCCGGTGTACGTTACCACATCATCCGGGGCACCCTGGATACCGCAGGGGTCAAAGACCGCAAGCAAGGGCGCTCCAAATATGGGGCAAAACGACCTAAACCAGGACAAGCCGCTGCTCCCACTGGCAAGAAGAAGTAG
- a CDS encoding response regulator, with protein MEDSIDNQILLKQVLEDDYQLVCINNGKDALAWLQKHRADLILLDLALPEVDGWEIARQIRQSGNKTPIIAITAHAMKGDRESALAAGCNDYIPKPIDIANVEQQVKYWLQSKEE; from the coding sequence ATTGAAGACTCCATCGACAACCAAATCCTCCTCAAACAAGTCCTCGAGGATGACTACCAATTAGTGTGTATCAACAATGGCAAAGATGCCCTTGCTTGGCTGCAAAAACATCGGGCGGATTTGATCCTCCTCGACCTCGCCCTACCCGAAGTAGATGGCTGGGAAATTGCCCGCCAAATCCGTCAAAGTGGTAATAAAACTCCCATTATTGCGATCACTGCCCATGCTATGAAGGGAGACCGCGAATCTGCTCTGGCAGCGGGGTGTAATGACTACATCCCTAAGCCGATCGATATTGCCAATGTGGAACAACAAGTCAAATACTGGCTACAAAGCAAGGAGGAGTAA
- a CDS encoding Hpt domain-containing protein: MHSIDLNYLATVSDNDRDFEAELLQVYIEDTELHLEAAKLAQRGTDWDRVAKEAHHIKGASANVGAQEMQTLAVNLEREAKAQQIDSLAITLERMAVELEKVKQLFRERYSL; the protein is encoded by the coding sequence ATGCATAGTATTGACCTCAACTACCTGGCAACTGTCTCGGACAACGATCGGGACTTTGAAGCAGAACTACTGCAAGTCTATATAGAGGACACGGAACTACACCTGGAAGCAGCCAAGCTAGCACAGAGGGGTACAGACTGGGATAGGGTAGCCAAGGAGGCACACCACATCAAGGGGGCAAGTGCTAATGTGGGAGCGCAAGAGATGCAAACCCTGGCAGTCAACTTGGAAAGGGAGGCGAAAGCCCAGCAGATCGATTCCCTAGCTATCACTCTGGAACGGATGGCGGTGGAATTAGAAAAAGTTAAACAACTGTTTAGGGAACGGTACAGCCTCTAA
- a CDS encoding dihydroorotase, with translation MQDLLIRGSHVLLPTGTVQQLDVLVQGEKIAQIGEEIALETDRVIDGTGLTLLPGVIDPQVHFREPGLEHKEDLQTASYACARGGVTSFLEMPNTKPLTVNQATLEDKLRRAREKSIVNYGFFIGATSYNLEELEKVEPCCGIKIFMGSMHGDLLVDDDELLERIFAQGSRLIAVHAEDQQRIRQRRAAILDNLPAANPCLHSLIQDDQAALLATIKAVHLSLKYRRRLHILHLSTKLEVDYLRQYKAPWITAEVTPQHLFLNTAAYETLGTLAQMNPPLRSEADNAALWQGLQDGILDFIATDHAPHTLEEKAKPYPHSPSGMPGVETSLPLMLTAAVQGKCTLFQVSNWLSRNVAIAYGIPRKGEIRVGWDADLVLVDLNRWQTVETTQLQTKCGWSPFTGWRLTGFPQYTIVNGQVVYAQGKIISETRGKPLQFLPFVVGNRVMV, from the coding sequence ATGCAGGATTTGTTAATTCGCGGTAGTCATGTCCTCCTGCCAACAGGGACAGTGCAACAGTTGGATGTGCTAGTACAGGGAGAAAAGATAGCCCAAATTGGGGAAGAGATTGCCCTAGAGACCGATCGGGTAATTGATGGCACGGGGTTGACTCTACTGCCAGGAGTAATTGACCCCCAGGTGCATTTCCGCGAGCCAGGGTTGGAGCATAAAGAAGATTTACAGACCGCTAGTTATGCCTGCGCTAGGGGGGGAGTGACCAGTTTTTTGGAAATGCCCAATACCAAACCCCTCACGGTCAATCAGGCTACCTTAGAAGATAAGTTGCGCAGAGCCAGGGAAAAATCGATCGTCAACTACGGTTTTTTCATCGGTGCCACCAGCTACAACCTAGAGGAACTGGAGAAGGTAGAGCCTTGTTGCGGCATCAAGATTTTCATGGGGTCAATGCACGGGGATTTGCTAGTAGATGACGACGAGTTGTTAGAGCGAATTTTTGCCCAGGGTAGTCGTCTAATTGCCGTGCATGCGGAAGACCAACAGCGTATTCGCCAGAGACGAGCGGCAATACTGGACAATCTCCCGGCAGCTAACCCCTGTTTACATTCCCTGATCCAAGACGATCAAGCCGCTCTGCTAGCCACCATTAAAGCTGTACATCTCTCCCTTAAGTATCGTCGTCGTCTGCACATTCTCCATCTCTCCACTAAGTTAGAAGTGGACTACCTCCGCCAGTACAAGGCTCCCTGGATCACCGCCGAAGTTACACCCCAGCACCTATTTCTCAATACCGCTGCCTACGAGACCCTAGGCACCCTAGCCCAGATGAACCCGCCTCTGCGATCGGAAGCAGATAACGCTGCCCTCTGGCAGGGATTACAGGACGGTATTCTAGATTTTATTGCTACTGACCATGCTCCCCACACCCTAGAGGAAAAAGCCAAACCCTACCCCCACTCCCCCTCAGGTATGCCAGGGGTAGAGACTTCTCTCCCTCTAATGTTGACAGCCGCTGTCCAGGGCAAATGCACTCTCTTCCAAGTGAGTAATTGGTTGAGTCGCAATGTGGCTATAGCCTATGGCATTCCCCGCAAAGGGGAAATTAGAGTTGGTTGGGATGCCGATTTAGTCTTAGTTGATCTTAACCGCTGGCAAACAGTAGAAACTACACAATTACAGACAAAATGCGGTTGGAGCCCGTTTACTGGCTGGCGGTTAACAGGATTTCCCCAATATACAATCGTCAATGGTCAGGTGGTCTATGCCCAGGGTAAAATTATCAGTGAAACTAGAGGTAAGCCTTTACAATTTTTGCCTTTTGTAGTAGGGAATAGGGTGATGGTTTAG
- the rpsG gene encoding 30S ribosomal protein S7 — protein MSRRNRAIKRVTPPEPVYNSRLVNMLIKRLMLNGKLALASRIVYKALDLVGQRTGNSPLEVFERAVRNVTPLVEVKAKRVGGATYQVPMEVRSDRGVSLALRWIIQYARQRNGKGMIIKLANEIMDASNETGGAIRKREETHKMAEANKAFAHYRY, from the coding sequence ATGTCCCGTCGTAATCGTGCTATCAAACGTGTAACTCCCCCTGAGCCTGTTTACAACAGTCGCCTAGTTAATATGCTCATTAAAAGGCTGATGCTCAACGGCAAGCTGGCCCTGGCATCCCGTATTGTCTACAAAGCTTTGGATTTGGTGGGTCAACGCACAGGTAATTCGCCCCTAGAGGTCTTTGAGCGGGCAGTCCGCAATGTCACACCCCTGGTGGAAGTCAAGGCAAAGCGAGTAGGGGGAGCCACCTATCAAGTGCCAATGGAAGTGCGCAGCGATCGAGGTGTTTCCCTTGCCCTACGATGGATTATCCAGTATGCCCGTCAGCGCAATGGCAAGGGGATGATCATCAAGTTGGCAAACGAGATTATGGACGCTTCCAACGAGACAGGGGGAGCTATTCGCAAGCGGGAAGAGACTCACAAGATGGCAGAAGCCAACAAAGCCTTTGCCCACTACCGCTACTAA